A genome region from Flavobacterium sp. CFS9 includes the following:
- a CDS encoding AraC family transcriptional regulator: MEYSGQKLDKYYIKKVDADKKSIYCHHDLMGELFVPTHKHDKAQLLYAEGDVVFVTTETKTYFLPARHFIWIPSGVEHSIEPKSESVTMRNLYFPIEKDEDEFYKNEGIYPVNNLLLQMMLFTNRWNGDLKKGTPNFTIAKAIKAILPQICTANLPLGLPQPKDKRLGKILRHIENNLGETILFADVAHEFGYSERSLYRLFQKDLGMSFIQYYTIRRILKAIELLLERKLSVKEVAEEVGYNSVPTFSNTFFKILGQRPSDYLNGEEILGRGK; this comes from the coding sequence ATGGAATATTCCGGTCAGAAATTAGATAAGTATTACATCAAAAAAGTAGATGCTGATAAAAAAAGCATTTACTGTCACCACGATTTGATGGGGGAGTTGTTTGTGCCTACGCATAAACACGACAAAGCACAGCTATTGTATGCCGAAGGAGATGTTGTTTTTGTAACAACCGAAACTAAAACCTATTTTTTACCGGCAAGACATTTTATTTGGATTCCGAGTGGAGTAGAGCACAGCATTGAACCGAAGTCGGAAAGTGTTACAATGCGAAACCTGTATTTTCCGATTGAAAAAGATGAAGACGAGTTTTATAAGAATGAGGGAATTTATCCTGTCAATAATTTACTGCTTCAAATGATGCTTTTTACAAATCGATGGAATGGCGATCTTAAAAAAGGAACGCCAAACTTTACCATTGCTAAAGCTATAAAAGCGATTCTGCCTCAAATATGTACTGCTAATTTGCCTTTGGGATTACCGCAGCCGAAAGACAAACGACTTGGGAAGATTTTACGTCATATCGAAAATAATCTGGGAGAAACGATTCTGTTTGCCGATGTGGCGCATGAATTCGGGTATAGCGAACGCTCTTTGTATCGCTTGTTTCAAAAAGATCTCGGAATGTCCTTCATTCAATATTACACTATTCGGAGAATTTTAAAGGCTATCGAGTTGTTATTGGAAAGAAAGCTTTCGGTAAAAGAGGTAGCCGAAGAAGTTGGATATAATAGTGTCCCGACTTTTAGTAATACTTTTTTCAAAATCTTAGGACAAAGACCTTCTGATTACTTAAACGGTGAGGAGATTTTAGGCCGAGGAAAATGA
- a CDS encoding TolC family protein: MFLKTTNSTDDCFPRILLLFLLVLVFNGIKAQEVHSVSLKEALKLAKENNKKILRSQLEITLSEQNIKERKELRLPDVQLSGMYSRITNITEFKGNGFLNGKEVTKAIPELYEVNSSFKMPIYAGNKINNAIKIANQESEIAKIKTEKVENDVELEVVANYLAIYKMMELQKIFEENIKEEKSRLKEVQSLRKHGAVTKNEVIRAELQLSDRELNALTNSKNIKIALHDLKTLIQLPENEEIAIDTAASLDEMNGLDPYDFYLNKALNNEEMRIASQELNISKTELKLVKGNYLPTVHFFGNYGFYYPNYKFFPPNPYLYTLGQIGVEAAFDLSSLYKNKTKVDQASTKIKWQEMQSEILKDEIQDKLFKEHTQYQEILEKFVVVDKALDLADENYRIVKLKYMNQLVLITEMVDADNALLQAKYNKIATRLDAILKHYELLHTAGMLP; encoded by the coding sequence ATGTTCCTTAAAACAACAAATTCTACAGACGATTGTTTTCCCAGAATCCTGCTCTTATTTTTACTTGTATTAGTATTTAATGGTATAAAAGCGCAGGAAGTGCATTCGGTTTCGCTAAAAGAAGCTTTGAAACTGGCTAAAGAAAACAACAAAAAAATCCTCAGATCTCAACTTGAGATTACGCTCTCAGAGCAAAACATCAAAGAAAGAAAAGAACTCCGATTGCCAGATGTACAGCTAAGTGGTATGTACTCCAGAATCACCAATATTACCGAATTCAAAGGAAACGGTTTTTTAAACGGCAAAGAAGTTACAAAGGCGATTCCGGAACTCTATGAGGTGAACTCGAGTTTTAAAATGCCAATCTACGCTGGAAATAAAATAAATAACGCTATCAAAATTGCCAATCAGGAGAGTGAAATTGCTAAAATAAAAACAGAAAAGGTCGAAAATGATGTCGAACTCGAAGTTGTGGCAAACTATCTGGCGATTTATAAGATGATGGAGCTTCAAAAGATATTCGAAGAAAACATCAAAGAAGAGAAAAGCCGATTGAAAGAAGTACAGTCGCTTCGAAAACATGGAGCGGTCACTAAAAATGAAGTTATCAGAGCCGAATTACAGCTTTCGGATCGTGAATTAAATGCGCTTACAAATTCCAAAAACATAAAAATTGCGCTTCACGATCTGAAAACTCTAATTCAACTTCCGGAAAACGAAGAAATAGCCATCGATACGGCGGCCAGTTTGGATGAAATGAACGGTTTAGATCCGTATGATTTTTATCTGAATAAGGCTTTGAATAATGAAGAAATGAGAATTGCCAGTCAGGAACTGAATATTAGTAAAACGGAGCTGAAACTGGTCAAAGGAAATTACCTGCCAACGGTTCATTTCTTTGGGAACTATGGTTTTTATTATCCGAACTACAAATTCTTCCCGCCCAATCCGTATTTGTACACGCTGGGGCAAATAGGTGTTGAGGCTGCTTTTGATCTTTCGTCTCTGTATAAAAACAAGACCAAAGTAGATCAGGCAAGCACCAAAATCAAATGGCAGGAAATGCAATCTGAAATTTTGAAAGACGAAATTCAGGATAAGCTTTTTAAAGAGCATACACAGTATCAGGAAATCCTTGAAAAGTTTGTTGTAGTGGATAAAGCTTTGGATTTGGCCGATGAAAATTACCGTATTGTAAAGCTGAAATATATGAACCAACTGGTTTTAATAACCGAAATGGTTGATGCTGACAATGCTTTGCTTCAGGCAAAATACAATAAAATTGCTACCCGATTGGATGCGATTTTAAAACATTACGAACTGCTGCATACGGCGGGAATGCTTCCTTAG
- a CDS encoding HlyD family secretion protein, with product MVKIKNETRRNRTFHVLITIIASVLVVSGIVLGIWFYVFNRNHEETNDAQVEQYVTPIMSRITGYVQEVRFNENQFVHKGDTLVVIDNREYQSKLNVALADVQNARQNSLVAEKNAVNMASATAINEAQLDAAKSNLWKTKLEYERYKALVSEEAATSQQLEKVKADYESAQAHFQEMKNRIHTSALSTSVAEANVPTTQTNIASRQATADNAALFLSYTIITAPYDGWIGKRTLQPGQLVKEGQSLLSIVSKEKWITANFKETQLQYLTVGQNVEIKADAVSDKIFIGTIASLSPASGARFSLLPPDNATGNFVKIEQRIPVRIQLKDTDKQTDFLRAGMNITVIAAH from the coding sequence ATGGTTAAGATTAAAAATGAGACTAGAAGAAACAGAACGTTTCATGTGTTAATAACAATTATTGCAAGTGTGTTGGTAGTAAGCGGTATTGTTTTGGGAATTTGGTTTTATGTTTTCAACAGGAATCATGAGGAAACTAATGATGCTCAGGTCGAGCAGTATGTAACGCCAATCATGTCGAGAATTACGGGTTATGTACAGGAAGTTCGTTTTAACGAAAATCAGTTTGTGCATAAGGGGGATACTTTGGTTGTTATAGACAACAGAGAATATCAATCGAAATTAAATGTGGCTCTTGCCGATGTTCAGAACGCGAGACAAAACAGCCTGGTTGCCGAGAAAAATGCAGTAAATATGGCAAGTGCAACGGCTATTAACGAAGCGCAATTAGACGCTGCAAAATCGAATCTTTGGAAAACCAAATTAGAGTACGAAAGATACAAAGCTTTGGTGAGTGAAGAAGCGGCGACTTCTCAGCAATTAGAAAAAGTAAAGGCAGATTACGAGTCGGCACAAGCGCATTTTCAGGAAATGAAAAACAGAATTCATACTTCGGCACTGAGTACTTCGGTGGCCGAAGCCAATGTGCCAACAACACAAACGAATATCGCTTCGAGACAAGCCACGGCAGATAATGCGGCCTTATTTCTTTCGTACACCATAATTACGGCGCCTTACGATGGCTGGATCGGGAAACGAACTTTACAGCCCGGACAATTAGTAAAAGAAGGTCAGTCCCTGCTTTCGATTGTAAGCAAAGAAAAATGGATTACAGCCAATTTTAAAGAAACGCAATTGCAGTATCTAACCGTGGGGCAGAATGTGGAAATCAAAGCCGATGCAGTAAGTGATAAGATATTTATAGGTACAATTGCATCGTTATCGCCTGCGAGCGGGGCAAGATTTTCATTGCTTCCTCCGGATAATGCAACCGGAAACTTCGTGAAAATCGAGCAAAGAATTCCGGTTAGA